One stretch of Siphonobacter curvatus DNA includes these proteins:
- a CDS encoding molybdenum cofactor biosynthesis protein MoaE translates to MIAVTDQPIDIAACIDAVQAERAGAVDVFIGTVRNHNQSKDVVRLEFETFDSMAVKKMKELAEEASRRWPVEKVAMVHRKGVLSIGDVAVVIAVSTPHRNDAFEACRWLIDTLKQVVPIWKKEIYENGEEWLEAHP, encoded by the coding sequence ATGATTGCTGTCACGGATCAGCCCATTGACATTGCTGCCTGTATCGACGCGGTACAAGCCGAACGAGCCGGAGCGGTGGACGTTTTTATTGGAACGGTTCGGAATCACAACCAGTCCAAAGACGTGGTACGACTGGAATTCGAGACGTTTGACTCGATGGCCGTTAAGAAAATGAAAGAACTGGCGGAAGAGGCCTCGCGTCGCTGGCCCGTCGAAAAAGTGGCGATGGTACACCGCAAAGGCGTCCTGTCGATCGGTGATGTGGCCGTAGTCATTGCTGTTTCGACGCCGCACCGGAATGATGCCTTTGAAGCCTGCCGTTGGTTGATTGATACCTTAAAACAGGTGGTACCCATCTGGAAGAAAGAAATCTACGAAAACGGCGAGGAATGGCTGGAGGCCCATCCCTAG
- a CDS encoding MoaD/ThiS family protein, translating to MELTIHLYGITRDIIGQSRYVVQLPPGARVQQLLESVRTSYPELAELKSLLVAVNEEYAEAETPLSERDEIALIPPVSGG from the coding sequence ATGGAATTAACAATTCATCTGTACGGAATCACCCGTGATATCATTGGGCAGTCGCGATACGTCGTGCAGTTGCCCCCCGGAGCCCGGGTACAACAACTGCTGGAGTCCGTACGAACGAGCTATCCGGAACTGGCTGAGCTGAAGTCGTTGCTCGTAGCCGTCAATGAAGAATATGCCGAGGCCGAAACACCCTTGAGCGAACGGGATGAAATTGCCCTGATTCCGCCCGTGAGTGGCGGTTAA